CTCGGCCATCGCGGTGCTGGTCGGTTCCACCATCGGCAGCGGCATCTTCCGCACGCCGGCGCGCATCGCCGACCTGGTGCCGTCGCCCCTGCCGATGCTCGGCGTGTGGGCCCTGGGCGGCCTGCTCGCGCTGTGCGGCGCCCTGACCTACGCGGAGCTGGCGGCCCTGTTCCCGCGCTCCGGCGGCGTCTACGTCTTCGTGCGGGAAGGGTTCGGCCGGCTCCCCGCGTTCCTCTTCGGGTGGACGGAGTTGCTGGTGATCCGCGCCACGGCGCTGGGTGCCATCGCCACCGTCTTCGCCGAGTACCTCATGCGCTCCCTCGGCTACGATCCCACGGCGGGCCCGGTCCACTACATCGCCGCCGGGGCGATCGCCGTGACCGCCATCGTCAACTATCGGGGCGTCAAGTGGAGTGCGATCCTGCTCAACCTCACCACGGGCGCCAAGTACTCGGCCCTGGTGCTGCTCGTCCTCCTGGCGTTCGTCCTCGGCAACGGCGACGTCGGCCATTACACGGCGGGTGACGGGACCGTGAAGGCCGGGCTCTTCGGGCTTTCCCTGGTCTCGGTGCTGTGGGCCTACGACGGCTGGGCGGACGTCTCGTTCGTGAGCGGCGAGGTGAAGAACCCGGAGAAGAACCTGCCGCGGGCGCTCATCTTCGGCACGCTGTCCATCATCGCCATCTACCTGGCCGTGAACCTGGCTTACCTCTACCTGCTGCCCATCGCGAGCGTGCGGCACTCGCCCCTGGTGGCGGCGGACGCGGCGCAGCTCCTGGTAGGCCGCTTCGGGGTAGGGCTGGTCTCGGTGGTCGTGATGGTCTCCACCTTCGGCACCCTGATGGGCTCGATGATGACCGGCCCGCGGATCATCTTCGCCATGGCCGA
Above is a window of Gemmatimonadales bacterium DNA encoding:
- a CDS encoding amino acid permease, whose product is MPPANHPMDAGAQRDAWGERLPRSLGLFSAIAVLVGSTIGSGIFRTPARIADLVPSPLPMLGVWALGGLLALCGALTYAELAALFPRSGGVYVFVREGFGRLPAFLFGWTELLVIRATALGAIATVFAEYLMRSLGYDPTAGPVHYIAAGAIAVTAIVNYRGVKWSAILLNLTTGAKYSALVLLVLLAFVLGNGDVGHYTAGDGTVKAGLFGLSLVSVLWAYDGWADVSFVSGEVKNPEKNLPRALIFGTLSIIAIYLAVNLAYLYLLPIASVRHSPLVAADAAQLLVGRFGVGLVSVVVMVSTFGTLMGSMMTGPRIIFAMADDGLFFRGLAAVHPRFQTPSRCIALIGSLAVGFVLFLGFERLADTFVLAIWPFYALAAATVFGLRRRRPDLPRPVRTFGYPVVPLL